A section of the Streptomyces agglomeratus genome encodes:
- a CDS encoding transposase, with amino-acid sequence MPAPRKYPAELRERTVRLVFEIRQKTGQKVGSVSPVATQLGVHREALREWVKRAVIDVGQRPGTSTVDAQRIAELERENRELRRSVKTLKAASAFFARELDPRLPR; translated from the coding sequence ATGCCGGCACCGAGGAAGTACCCCGCCGAGCTGCGGGAGCGAACCGTGCGGCTCGTGTTCGAGATACGCCAGAAGACCGGTCAGAAGGTCGGCTCGGTCTCCCCGGTCGCCACTCAGCTCGGGGTGCACCGTGAGGCCCTGCGGGAGTGGGTCAAGCGCGCGGTGATCGACGTCGGGCAGCGGCCGGGAACCTCGACCGTGGATGCTCAGCGGATCGCGGAGCTGGAGCGGGAGAATCGTGAGCTGCGGCGTTCGGTGAAGACCCTCAAGGCCGCGTCGGCTTTCTTCGCGCGGGAGCTCGACCCGCGACTGCCGAGATGA
- a CDS encoding IS3 family transposase — MTGFVDAHRDQFGVEPICNELQFAPSTYYAAVARKGRPSARELRDQWLKKEITRVYEDNFRVYGARKITRQLRREGILVARSTVERLMRVLNLTGAVRGRKKVTTVTDPAAERPTDLVKRNFTATAPNQLWVTDFTYVATRVGTVYVAFVLDVSSRKIVGWRAADHMRTALVLDALEMAIWSPDRDGVGDLDGLVHHSDAGSQYLSIRYTQRLSEAGAAPILGTVGDALDCQSFSRRIPQGSGSPGRGGLTLAYD, encoded by the coding sequence ATGACCGGGTTCGTCGACGCCCACCGCGACCAGTTCGGGGTCGAGCCGATCTGCAATGAGCTGCAGTTCGCCCCGTCCACTTACTACGCCGCGGTTGCCCGCAAGGGCCGCCCGTCCGCCCGCGAGCTGCGGGACCAATGGCTGAAGAAGGAGATCACCCGCGTGTACGAGGACAACTTCCGGGTCTACGGAGCAAGGAAGATCACCCGGCAGTTACGCCGGGAGGGCATACTCGTGGCCCGTTCCACCGTCGAGCGCCTGATGCGGGTCCTCAACTTGACCGGCGCGGTGCGTGGGAGGAAGAAGGTCACCACCGTGACCGATCCGGCCGCCGAGCGGCCGACGGACCTGGTGAAACGGAACTTCACCGCCACGGCGCCGAACCAGCTGTGGGTCACCGACTTCACCTACGTGGCCACCCGGGTCGGCACCGTCTACGTCGCCTTCGTCCTGGACGTGTCCTCCCGGAAGATCGTCGGCTGGCGCGCGGCGGACCACATGCGCACCGCGCTCGTCCTGGACGCGCTGGAAATGGCGATCTGGTCCCCTGACCGCGACGGCGTGGGCGACCTGGACGGGCTGGTGCATCACAGCGATGCCGGCAGTCAATACCTGTCCATCCGCTACACCCAGCGCCTGTCCGAAGCCGGCGCCGCACCCATCCTCGGCACCGTCGGCGACGCACTCGACTGTCAGTCCTTTTCGCGCCGGATCCCGCAAGGATCGGGTAGCCCCGGTCGAGGCGGTCTGACTCTTGCTTACGACTGA
- a CDS encoding cupin domain-containing protein, producing the protein MSRGPGGQRTHFHKTISESFFILDGTERLFNGVDWVDAKKGDFLFVPQGGLHAFRNDSDAPAEMLMLFAPGAPPREEYAEGLSQLANATDEERTEFFIKHDSYFVEQGRPPKSAPAAPVREPVARTASRTGEPRARLLSTETAAVTRAAQREPGPQPSRGRAYPERASAGPGRFGAGGRAMDDPRPIAASCAAPGRPRCRCSALRRQRRGPRTLASRPMGALSLHRGVVV; encoded by the coding sequence ATGAGCCGCGGGCCCGGTGGTCAAAGGACACACTTCCACAAGACCATCTCGGAGTCGTTCTTCATCCTCGACGGGACGGAGCGGCTGTTCAACGGGGTGGACTGGGTCGATGCGAAGAAGGGCGACTTCCTGTTCGTGCCGCAGGGCGGCTTGCATGCCTTCCGAAACGATTCGGACGCCCCGGCGGAGATGCTGATGCTGTTCGCGCCGGGGGCACCACCGCGCGAAGAGTATGCCGAAGGGCTGTCGCAGCTCGCCAACGCCACCGACGAAGAGCGCACCGAGTTCTTCATCAAGCACGACTCGTACTTCGTTGAACAGGGCAGGCCCCCAAAGTCCGCGCCCGCTGCACCCGTTCGTGAACCCGTCGCGAGGACGGCTTCGCGAACGGGAGAGCCACGGGCCCGGCTGCTGAGTACCGAAACCGCTGCTGTTACGCGCGCCGCTCAGCGGGAGCCGGGCCCGCAGCCGAGCCGTGGAAGGGCCTACCCGGAGCGGGCGTCTGCCGGACCGGGCCGGTTCGGCGCCGGCGGCCGGGCGATGGACGATCCGCGCCCGATCGCTGCTTCGTGCGCTGCGCCTGGACGCCCGCGTTGCCGATGTTCCGCTCTCCGGCGTCAGCGTCGCGGCCCCCGGACCCTTGCTTCCCGACCCATGGGGGCGTTGTCACTTCATCGGGGTGTGGTCGTCTGA
- a CDS encoding thiol-disulfide oxidoreductase DCC family protein, protein MVSQPILLFDGDCGFCGRTIEIARRVIQPRVRFIPWQYADLATLGVTEDRADREVLWISPVGGTVYGGPRALSAMLMSGRKRWRWLGIVLRMPPFNWMAGGVYQVVARNRHRLPGGTITCSLPAHMRREPDTHI, encoded by the coding sequence GTGGTAAGCCAGCCGATTCTACTGTTTGACGGAGACTGCGGTTTTTGTGGCAGAACAATCGAGATTGCTAGACGCGTAATCCAACCGCGCGTCCGATTCATCCCCTGGCAGTATGCTGACCTCGCCACCCTGGGTGTCACCGAAGACAGAGCCGACCGCGAGGTCCTTTGGATCAGCCCGGTCGGCGGCACTGTGTACGGCGGACCGCGCGCCCTTTCCGCCATGCTGATGTCTGGACGAAAACGCTGGAGGTGGCTCGGGATTGTTCTCAGGATGCCGCCTTTCAACTGGATGGCAGGTGGCGTCTACCAGGTGGTCGCAAGGAACCGCCATCGCCTTCCGGGCGGCACAATCACCTGCTCCCTTCCGGCCCATATGCGTCGCGAGCCGGACACACACATTTGA